From a region of the Pseudoclavibacter endophyticus genome:
- a CDS encoding aminotransferase class V-fold PLP-dependent enzyme — MTGLTLDHDAWARGVRRDFMHRDDRVYLQSAGTGLPVPRAAEAAGDYYREVALHGCEAGPHWQARARDVRARLAPLLGVAPNEVDFFRNTSEIVNLAANSIDWSPDDEIVVFADEYPCNVLPWMHAEGAGARLVRLNPTEAHRREDQLLEAITPRTRVVSVSHVHPWTGTRLDLERVGRACRDADALFIVDGIQSLGAVPVDLRFVDVFGAGVFKWMLSGFGTAIGVFRERARDRLVPVFRSYGNPAPSTAFSYAAPNYPGLYVLDATLEHLEGLGWERIHGRIEQLTAHAFAALDAIGVTPVTPIDRRAGIVAIDVADSAAAAAELGRRGVSVSDKEGRVLISPHFYNDEADIERFVEAFGSLTPSDGR, encoded by the coding sequence GTGACCGGCCTCACGCTCGACCACGACGCGTGGGCGAGAGGGGTGCGCCGCGACTTCATGCACCGCGACGACCGCGTGTACCTGCAGTCGGCGGGCACCGGCCTGCCGGTGCCCCGGGCGGCCGAGGCCGCGGGCGACTACTACCGCGAGGTCGCGCTGCACGGCTGCGAGGCGGGACCGCACTGGCAGGCCCGCGCGCGCGACGTGCGCGCCCGGCTCGCGCCGCTGCTCGGTGTCGCGCCCAATGAGGTCGACTTCTTCCGCAACACGAGCGAGATCGTGAACCTCGCGGCGAACAGCATTGATTGGTCGCCGGACGACGAGATCGTCGTGTTCGCCGACGAATATCCGTGCAACGTGCTGCCCTGGATGCACGCGGAGGGCGCTGGTGCACGACTCGTGCGCCTCAACCCGACCGAAGCGCATCGTCGCGAGGATCAGCTGCTGGAGGCCATCACGCCCCGTACCAGGGTCGTCTCGGTCTCCCACGTGCACCCCTGGACGGGCACTCGGCTCGACCTCGAGCGCGTCGGACGTGCCTGTCGCGACGCCGACGCCCTGTTCATCGTCGACGGCATCCAGTCGCTCGGCGCGGTGCCCGTCGATCTCCGCTTCGTCGACGTGTTCGGTGCCGGCGTCTTCAAGTGGATGCTCTCGGGCTTCGGCACCGCGATCGGCGTTTTCCGCGAGCGGGCGCGCGACCGGCTCGTGCCCGTGTTCCGCAGCTACGGCAATCCGGCGCCCTCGACCGCGTTCTCGTACGCCGCGCCGAACTATCCGGGCCTGTACGTGCTCGACGCGACCCTCGAGCATCTCGAGGGGCTCGGGTGGGAGCGCATCCACGGCCGCATCGAGCAGCTCACGGCGCATGCTTTCGCTGCGCTCGACGCGATCGGCGTCACCCCCGTGACCCCGATCGATCGGCGGGCGGGCATCGTCGCCATCGATGTCGCGGATTCCGCCGCGGCCGCGGCCGAGCTGGGGCGCCGCGGCGTCTCTGTCTCGGACAAGGAGGGCCGCGTGCTGATCTCGCCGCACTTCTACAACGACGAGGCCGACATCGAGCGCTTCGTCGAGGCCTTCGGTTCGCTCACGCCGAGCGATGGGCGCTAG
- a CDS encoding LLM class flavin-dependent oxidoreductase, which translates to MTVPKPIVNTPVNKLRFGMFMPPMNSPATQNPTTSLLRDIQTIQLMDTLGFDEVWVGEHHSAGTEIIADPLTFIAHVAPQTRNIKLGTGVVSIPYHNPLMIADRAILVDHLTRGRLMLGVGPGSLPTDAAMLGLEPSELRPALQEDLEVLLRLIYGERVTHKNDRYTLVDAATQLAPYSDPVFDIAVAANSSPAGPMLAGKYGLSMLSVGATTELGFDVLAHHWDRLEEEAEIHGQTADRSRWRMFGPMHIAETKEQAIEDVKYGFMEYCDYTQKTLALPTVRADGESFEERVKWVNETGLGVIGTPDMAIAQIERLMKQSNGGFGCYMLQQHDWANWQATQRHLELFARHVIPAFQPSQRRLLASEKWAQDRHTELDEKNGAAIQSWADQHPSAKGNV; encoded by the coding sequence ATGACCGTTCCCAAGCCCATCGTCAACACGCCCGTCAACAAGCTGCGCTTCGGCATGTTCATGCCGCCGATGAACTCGCCGGCAACCCAGAACCCGACGACGTCGCTGCTCCGCGACATCCAGACGATCCAGCTCATGGACACGCTCGGCTTCGACGAGGTCTGGGTCGGCGAGCATCACAGCGCCGGCACCGAGATCATCGCCGACCCGCTGACGTTCATCGCACACGTCGCGCCGCAGACCCGCAACATCAAGCTCGGCACGGGCGTCGTCTCCATCCCGTACCACAACCCCCTCATGATCGCCGACCGGGCGATCCTCGTCGATCACCTGACTCGTGGCCGACTCATGCTCGGCGTCGGGCCCGGCTCGTTGCCGACCGACGCGGCAATGCTCGGGCTCGAGCCGAGTGAGCTGCGCCCCGCGCTGCAGGAGGACCTCGAGGTGCTGCTGCGCCTCATCTACGGCGAGCGCGTCACCCACAAGAACGACCGCTACACGCTCGTCGACGCCGCGACGCAACTCGCGCCCTACTCCGACCCGGTGTTCGACATCGCGGTCGCCGCGAACTCGTCGCCAGCCGGGCCCATGCTCGCGGGCAAGTACGGGCTGTCGATGCTCTCGGTCGGCGCGACCACCGAGCTCGGCTTCGACGTGCTCGCGCACCACTGGGACCGGCTTGAGGAAGAGGCGGAGATCCACGGCCAAACGGCCGACCGCTCGCGCTGGCGCATGTTCGGCCCGATGCACATCGCCGAGACGAAGGAGCAGGCCATCGAAGACGTCAAGTACGGCTTCATGGAGTACTGCGACTACACGCAGAAGACGCTCGCGCTGCCGACCGTGCGCGCCGACGGGGAGTCGTTCGAGGAGCGCGTCAAGTGGGTCAACGAGACCGGCCTCGGCGTGATCGGCACGCCGGACATGGCGATCGCGCAGATCGAGCGGCTCATGAAGCAGTCGAACGGCGGGTTCGGCTGCTACATGCTGCAGCAGCACGACTGGGCGAACTGGCAGGCGACGCAGCGGCACCTCGAGCTGTTCGCCCGCCACGTGATCCCGGCGTTCCAGCCGTCGCAGCGGCGCCTGCTCGCCTCGGAGAAGTGGGCGCAAGACCGGCACACCGAGCTCGACGAGAAGAACGGCGCCGCGATCCAGTCGTGGGCCGACCAGCACCCGAGCGCCAAGGGGAACGTGTAG
- a CDS encoding helix-turn-helix domain-containing protein, producing MSAVSVAVVEQWEAFQQGGAPRDVPRQILDSWKRSKWNRIRPDTLPVPWREVPDDVPLLRTAEPILAHATDSLPTSQTALSLADEHGHIVWRWASDTDFARTLDRGDMQYGSVFDEAAIGTNGIGTALHTGRTAVVIGAQHYVREYHRWACAAAPVRHPRTGRIVGAVNVSTRAEYANGFLRIAVDATARQLEQALELDLTSSERTLHDAFRLRAARSSSPLVAVNAKTLITDASSARLSLNHRMLWRRVRDAAGGARVEIGDDLSARVVFVDDHETAAGAILELVARRTPAERATDDAEPPAARRLTPLEHAEFTTIREALDRSGGRKTEAARYLGISRSTLYEKLRHYQLG from the coding sequence GTGTCAGCAGTGTCAGTCGCAGTCGTCGAGCAGTGGGAAGCGTTCCAGCAGGGCGGGGCACCGCGCGACGTGCCTCGCCAGATCCTCGACTCGTGGAAGCGTTCGAAGTGGAACCGCATCCGCCCGGACACGTTGCCGGTCCCCTGGCGCGAGGTGCCGGATGACGTGCCGCTGCTGCGAACGGCTGAGCCGATCCTCGCCCACGCGACCGACTCCCTTCCCACCTCGCAGACGGCACTCTCGCTCGCCGACGAGCACGGGCACATCGTGTGGCGCTGGGCGTCGGACACCGATTTCGCCCGCACCCTCGACCGCGGCGATATGCAGTACGGCTCCGTCTTCGACGAGGCGGCTATCGGCACCAACGGCATCGGCACCGCCCTGCACACTGGGCGAACGGCGGTCGTCATCGGCGCCCAGCACTACGTCCGCGAGTACCACCGCTGGGCGTGCGCGGCGGCACCCGTGCGGCATCCGCGCACGGGCCGGATCGTTGGGGCGGTCAACGTGTCGACCCGCGCGGAGTATGCGAACGGCTTCCTCCGCATCGCCGTCGACGCGACCGCCCGGCAGCTCGAGCAGGCACTTGAGCTCGACTTGACCTCGAGCGAGCGCACCCTCCACGACGCGTTCCGCCTGCGCGCCGCCCGGTCGAGCTCGCCGCTCGTCGCCGTCAACGCCAAGACCCTCATCACAGACGCGAGCTCGGCGCGCCTTTCGCTCAATCACCGGATGCTGTGGCGGCGAGTGCGCGATGCCGCGGGCGGTGCACGCGTCGAGATCGGCGACGACCTCTCCGCCCGCGTGGTGTTCGTCGACGACCACGAGACGGCCGCCGGCGCGATTCTCGAGCTCGTTGCCCGCCGCACGCCCGCGGAGCGCGCGACCGACGACGCCGAGCCGCCGGCAGCAAGACGGCTCACGCCGCTCGAGCATGCCGAATTCACCACGATTCGCGAGGCACTCGACCGCTCCGGTGGTCGAAAGACCGAGGCGGCCCGCTACCTCGGCATCTCGCGCAGCACGCTGTACGAGAAGCTGCGCCACTACCAGCTGGGGTAG
- the eno gene encoding phosphopyruvate hydratase translates to MATIDAIHAREILDSRGNPTVEVEVLLDDTSAARAAVPSGASTGAFEAYELRDGDERYGGKGVLKAVDAVTDEIEPAIEGLDADDQRIVDQELIDLDGTDNKSRLGANAILGVSLAVAKAAADSAGLSLFRYVGGPNAHVLPVPMMNIINGGAHADTGVDVQEFMILPIGAETFSEALRWGAEVYHALKKTIASKGLSTGLGDEGGFAPEVPGTRAALDLIVEAIGTTDYRLGSDIVLGLDVASTEFFKDGAYHFEGGELTSAEMTAFYEQLIADYPIVSIEDPLAEEDWDGYAALTAAIGDRVQLVGDDLFVTNPERLQRGITAGAANSILVKVNQIGTLTETLDAVALAQRSGYTAVLSHRSGETEDTTIAHLAVATNCGQIKTGAPARSDRVAKYNELLRIEEELDSAAVYAGRSAFPRFTPSE, encoded by the coding sequence GTGGCAACCATCGACGCGATCCACGCACGCGAAATCCTCGATTCACGAGGCAACCCGACCGTCGAAGTCGAGGTGCTGCTCGACGACACCTCCGCCGCTCGCGCGGCCGTTCCGTCGGGGGCGTCGACCGGCGCCTTCGAAGCGTACGAACTGCGCGACGGCGACGAGCGCTACGGCGGCAAGGGCGTGCTGAAGGCCGTCGACGCCGTCACCGACGAGATCGAGCCGGCGATCGAGGGGCTCGATGCCGACGACCAGCGCATCGTCGACCAGGAACTCATCGACCTCGACGGCACCGACAACAAGTCGCGCCTCGGCGCCAACGCCATCCTGGGGGTCAGCCTCGCGGTCGCGAAGGCCGCGGCCGACTCGGCCGGGCTCTCGCTGTTCCGATACGTCGGCGGCCCGAACGCGCACGTGCTGCCGGTGCCGATGATGAACATCATCAACGGCGGCGCCCACGCCGACACCGGAGTCGACGTGCAGGAGTTCATGATCCTGCCGATCGGCGCCGAGACCTTCTCGGAGGCCCTGCGCTGGGGTGCCGAGGTCTACCACGCGCTCAAGAAGACCATCGCGTCGAAGGGCCTCTCGACCGGCCTTGGCGACGAGGGCGGCTTCGCTCCCGAGGTGCCGGGCACACGAGCGGCGCTCGATCTCATCGTCGAGGCGATCGGCACGACCGACTACCGCCTCGGCAGCGACATCGTGCTCGGTCTCGACGTCGCCTCGACCGAGTTCTTCAAGGACGGCGCCTACCACTTCGAGGGCGGCGAGCTCACCTCGGCGGAGATGACGGCCTTCTACGAGCAGCTCATCGCCGACTATCCGATCGTCTCGATCGAAGACCCGCTCGCCGAGGAGGACTGGGACGGCTACGCGGCCCTCACCGCGGCGATCGGCGACCGGGTGCAGCTTGTCGGCGACGACCTCTTCGTCACGAACCCCGAGCGGCTGCAGCGTGGCATCACGGCGGGTGCCGCCAACTCGATCCTCGTCAAGGTCAATCAGATCGGCACCCTCACTGAGACGCTCGACGCCGTCGCCCTCGCCCAGCGCTCCGGCTACACGGCGGTGCTCTCGCACCGCTCGGGCGAGACGGAGGACACGACGATCGCCCACCTCGCGGTCGCCACGAACTGTGGCCAGATCAAGACCGGCGCCCCCGCCCGCAGCGACCGCGTCGCCAAGTACAACGAGTTGCTCCGCATCGAGGAAGAGCTCGACAGCGCTGCCGTCTACGCCGGCCGCTCCGCGTTCCCGCGTTTCACGCCCTCGGAGTAG
- a CDS encoding FtsB family cell division protein: MVKPESRTRRIVRPSGGTVIMLVTVLLGVTVLAPTLQQFISQRQRIADLQHHLATVETEIIELQTEQARWSDPAYVQAQARGRLLFVMPGETSYLVTDSDAPPPVQEPTPAQADMYETDTDWLEALGQSFVTSGFANAPGPAGAETPEGTP; the protein is encoded by the coding sequence GTGGTCAAGCCCGAGTCGCGAACGCGCCGCATCGTGCGGCCGAGCGGCGGCACCGTCATCATGCTCGTGACGGTGCTGCTCGGCGTGACCGTGCTCGCGCCGACGCTGCAGCAATTCATCTCTCAGCGCCAGCGCATCGCGGACCTGCAGCACCACCTCGCCACCGTCGAGACCGAGATCATCGAGCTGCAGACGGAGCAGGCGAGGTGGAGCGACCCCGCCTACGTCCAGGCGCAGGCGCGTGGACGGCTGCTGTTCGTGATGCCGGGGGAGACGTCGTACCTCGTGACCGATAGCGACGCGCCGCCGCCGGTCCAGGAGCCGACGCCGGCGCAAGCCGACATGTACGAGACCGACACCGACTGGCTCGAGGCCCTCGGGCAGTCGTTCGTGACGAGCGGCTTCGCGAACGCCCCCGGACCCGCCGGTGCCGAGACGCCGGAGGGAACGCCGTGA
- a CDS encoding DUF501 domain-containing protein — MAVVSLQLGRPARGVLGIAARCACGNPTVVVTAPRLDDGTPFPTLFYLTHPAATIAMSRLEAEGLMADWQSRLAEDEALAAAYRRAHNAYVAQRDAIERVDEIAGVSAGGMPTRVKCLHALAAHALAAGPGVNPVGDLALAASSWGPSVCECADPGPVGANAPAAEA; from the coding sequence ATCGCGGTCGTGTCGCTGCAGCTCGGTCGCCCCGCGCGCGGCGTGCTCGGCATCGCCGCACGCTGCGCCTGCGGCAACCCGACCGTTGTGGTGACGGCCCCGCGCTTGGACGACGGCACCCCTTTCCCCACGTTGTTCTACCTCACGCATCCGGCCGCGACGATCGCGATGTCGCGGCTCGAGGCGGAGGGGCTCATGGCCGATTGGCAGTCGCGGCTGGCTGAGGACGAGGCGTTGGCCGCCGCCTACCGCCGAGCGCACAACGCATACGTCGCGCAGCGCGACGCGATCGAACGTGTCGACGAGATCGCGGGCGTGAGCGCCGGCGGCATGCCGACGCGGGTCAAGTGCTTGCACGCGCTCGCTGCGCACGCGCTCGCCGCCGGGCCCGGCGTCAACCCCGTTGGCGACCTCGCGCTCGCTGCGTCGAGCTGGGGGCCGTCCGTCTGCGAGTGCGCAGACCCCGGGCCGGTCGGCGCGAACGCCCCGGCAGCCGAAGCCTGA
- a CDS encoding NAD(P)/FAD-dependent oxidoreductase has product MTKILIVGGGYAGFYIAWQLEKKLRPGEAQVTLADPLPYMTYQPFLPEVVGGHIEARHAVVSHRRHLKRTRVLTASVTQIDHANKVATIVRGDDDSFEFDYDIVVVTAGSVSRTFPTPGIADNAIGMKAIEEAVWVRDKIIDNFNLASTLPPGDARDRLLTFVVVGGGFAGIETFAEMRSLATALLEDYPSLQFDDVHFHLIEAAGRIMPEVTEEGAENVIRALAERGANIHLNTMVESAVDGVVKTSTGDEYPTDVIVWTAGVQAAPLVKSFSDLPVDERGRLRARADLRVEGDDGVVRDAWAAGDVAAVPDLSGGGVGGFCVPNAQHAVRQAKHLAGNLVSTLRGEAPRDYYHENLGAVAGLGPWLGSFRMNDIQLDGALPWLAHRGYHGLAMPTFERKVRVVSDWLNEFLLGRDFVSIPEIGNPRGFFERFAARPKPQADDQGTGSGASDAPGEQKTEQKSEQKTEQNTEPAKPAAAKPAGAKPASSRSTASRRTTAKPGASTAPKADAAKADAAKADAPKADAPKADAAKADAPKADAPKADAAKTDAVAGTNDSAASSSAANS; this is encoded by the coding sequence GTGACGAAGATTCTCATCGTGGGCGGCGGCTATGCCGGCTTCTACATCGCCTGGCAGCTAGAAAAGAAGCTCCGTCCGGGTGAAGCGCAGGTGACCCTCGCCGATCCGCTGCCCTACATGACGTACCAGCCGTTCCTGCCGGAGGTCGTCGGCGGCCACATCGAAGCTCGGCACGCGGTCGTCTCCCACCGCCGCCACCTCAAGCGGACGCGTGTGCTGACGGCGAGCGTCACGCAGATCGACCACGCGAACAAGGTGGCGACCATCGTGCGGGGCGACGACGACTCCTTCGAGTTCGACTACGACATCGTCGTGGTGACGGCGGGCTCCGTCTCGCGCACGTTCCCGACGCCCGGGATCGCGGACAACGCGATCGGCATGAAGGCCATCGAAGAGGCCGTGTGGGTGCGCGACAAGATCATCGACAACTTCAACCTCGCCTCGACGTTGCCCCCGGGTGATGCCCGAGACCGTCTGCTCACATTCGTCGTGGTCGGCGGCGGCTTCGCCGGGATCGAGACGTTCGCCGAGATGCGCTCGCTCGCGACGGCGCTGCTCGAGGACTACCCGTCGCTGCAGTTCGACGACGTGCACTTCCACCTCATCGAGGCCGCCGGCCGCATCATGCCGGAGGTCACGGAGGAGGGCGCCGAGAACGTGATCCGCGCGCTCGCCGAGCGGGGCGCGAACATCCACCTCAACACGATGGTCGAGAGCGCCGTCGACGGCGTCGTCAAGACGTCGACGGGCGACGAGTACCCGACCGACGTGATCGTGTGGACGGCCGGTGTGCAGGCGGCGCCCTTGGTGAAGTCGTTCAGCGACCTGCCCGTCGACGAGCGCGGCCGCCTGCGTGCGCGCGCCGACCTCCGCGTCGAGGGCGATGACGGCGTCGTGCGCGACGCCTGGGCGGCGGGTGATGTCGCCGCCGTGCCCGACCTGTCCGGGGGCGGCGTCGGCGGGTTCTGCGTGCCGAACGCGCAGCACGCCGTTCGTCAGGCCAAGCATCTCGCGGGCAACCTCGTGTCGACGCTGCGGGGCGAGGCACCGCGCGACTACTACCACGAGAACCTCGGCGCAGTGGCTGGCCTCGGCCCATGGCTCGGCTCGTTCCGGATGAACGACATCCAGCTCGACGGCGCGCTGCCGTGGCTGGCGCACCGCGGCTACCACGGCCTCGCCATGCCGACGTTCGAGCGCAAGGTCCGCGTCGTGAGCGACTGGCTCAACGAGTTCCTGCTCGGCCGTGACTTCGTCTCGATTCCCGAGATCGGCAACCCCCGCGGCTTCTTCGAGCGGTTCGCGGCGCGTCCGAAGCCTCAGGCGGATGACCAGGGCACAGGTTCGGGCGCGAGCGATGCTCCGGGCGAGCAGAAGACCGAGCAGAAGTCTGAGCAGAAGACCGAACAGAACACTGAGCCCGCCAAGCCCGCAGCGGCGAAGCCGGCCGGGGCCAAGCCCGCCTCCTCGCGCTCGACGGCGTCGAGACGAACGACCGCCAAGCCGGGGGCGTCGACTGCCCCCAAGGCCGACGCCGCGAAGGCTGACGCCGCGAAGGCTGACGCCCCGAAGGCCGACGCCCCGAAGGCCGACGCGGCGAAGGCTGACGCCCCGAAGGCTGACGCCCCGAAGGCCGACGCAGCGAAGACGGACGCAGTCGCCGGCACGAACGATTCCGCCGCCAGCTCGTCTGCCGCCAACAGCTAG
- a CDS encoding TetR/AcrR family transcriptional regulator gives MSSLIDSADLTMRARIRDAAIDRFGRSGFDASVRAIAADAGVSAASVIKHYGSKEALRESCDQHVFAVIRASKTEAMQQSPGGMLAQLGHIAEYRPVVLYAFRAILAGGEASGTFLDHMIADAREYVAEAVERGVARPSRDEAARARFLVSMSLGAALLEFSRTREGEAETDAWWEQLMAKIALPALEIFTEGFFTDNTLLEAYLEYVSDPPGETPTPPHDTAAPS, from the coding sequence ATGAGTTCACTCATTGATTCGGCCGACCTCACGATGCGCGCGCGCATCCGCGATGCCGCGATCGACCGCTTCGGCCGCAGTGGGTTCGACGCGAGCGTCCGCGCCATCGCCGCCGACGCCGGAGTCAGCGCGGCGAGCGTCATCAAGCACTATGGCTCGAAGGAGGCGCTGCGGGAATCGTGTGATCAGCATGTCTTCGCGGTGATTCGGGCTTCGAAGACCGAGGCGATGCAGCAGTCGCCGGGCGGCATGCTGGCTCAACTCGGGCACATCGCCGAGTACCGACCAGTCGTCCTCTACGCGTTCCGCGCGATCCTGGCCGGTGGTGAGGCATCCGGGACGTTCCTCGACCACATGATCGCCGATGCGCGCGAGTACGTGGCCGAAGCAGTCGAGCGGGGCGTCGCCCGTCCCAGTCGCGACGAGGCCGCGCGGGCGCGGTTCCTCGTGAGCATGAGCCTCGGCGCCGCTCTGCTTGAGTTCTCCCGCACTCGGGAGGGCGAGGCCGAGACCGACGCGTGGTGGGAGCAGCTCATGGCGAAGATCGCGCTGCCCGCGCTCGAGATCTTCACCGAGGGCTTCTTCACGGACAACACGCTGCTCGAGGCCTACCTCGAATACGTCTCCGACCCGCCGGGCGAGACTCCGACGCCGCCTCACGACACCGCAGCACCTTCTTAA
- a CDS encoding ABC transporter ATP-binding protein: protein MTTTDAAAPRHAAPLAIETRGLRKRFGRMTALDGLDLSVASGEVHGFLGPNGAGKSTTIRILLGMLRRDSGEARVLGADPWRKAVPLHRRLAYVPGDVELWPGLTGGEAIDLLGRLRGGLDRRRRDELCERFDLDPRKKGRTYSKGNRQKVALVAALASDVELLILDEPTSGLDPLMEAVFQRCIREAVEAGRTVLLSSHILAQVEALADRVSIIRQGIVVETGSLRELRHLTRTSVTVATERPITGLAESAGVHDVRHEGGQAHLDVDNEHLGAVMRTLAAAGVTGITATPPTLEQLLLRHYGDGPARESGGDASASGAGGATTDADGAAGHGRHIAGSRR from the coding sequence ATGACCACGACAGACGCCGCCGCACCGCGCCACGCCGCGCCGCTGGCGATAGAAACGCGCGGACTGCGCAAGCGCTTCGGCCGCATGACCGCCCTCGACGGGCTCGACCTCTCAGTCGCGAGTGGCGAGGTGCACGGCTTTCTCGGCCCGAACGGCGCCGGCAAGTCGACGACCATCCGTATCCTTCTCGGGATGCTTCGCCGCGACAGCGGCGAGGCTCGCGTGCTCGGGGCCGACCCGTGGCGCAAGGCCGTGCCGCTGCACCGACGGCTCGCCTACGTGCCCGGCGACGTCGAGCTCTGGCCGGGACTCACGGGTGGCGAGGCCATCGACCTGCTCGGACGGCTCCGCGGGGGCCTCGATCGACGCCGGCGCGACGAGCTGTGCGAACGCTTCGACCTCGACCCGCGCAAGAAGGGCCGTACATACTCGAAGGGCAACCGGCAGAAGGTCGCGCTCGTCGCGGCACTCGCGAGCGATGTCGAGCTGCTCATCCTCGACGAACCGACCTCCGGCCTCGACCCCCTGATGGAGGCGGTGTTTCAGCGGTGCATCCGCGAAGCCGTCGAAGCGGGCCGCACCGTGCTGCTCTCGAGCCACATCCTCGCCCAGGTCGAAGCGCTCGCCGACCGGGTCTCGATCATCCGCCAGGGCATCGTCGTCGAGACCGGATCACTGCGCGAGCTGCGCCACCTCACGCGCACGTCCGTGACCGTCGCGACCGAGAGGCCCATCACCGGCCTGGCCGAGTCAGCTGGCGTGCACGATGTGCGCCACGAGGGCGGTCAGGCGCACCTCGACGTCGACAACGAACACCTCGGCGCCGTCATGCGCACGCTCGCCGCGGCCGGCGTGACCGGTATCACGGCGACACCGCCGACGCTCGAGCAGCTGCTGCTGCGCCACTACGGCGACGGCCCCGCGAGGGAGTCCGGCGGCGACGCATCGGCGTCTGGCGCGGGCGGGGCGACAACGGATGCCGACGGTGCCGCGGGTCATGGACGCCACATCGCAGGGTCGCGCCGATGA
- a CDS encoding ABC transporter permease encodes MTAATSARTSAPQPGAAPRGARSAHRGSAGELAGFWPLLRFALRRDRIRLPAWIIGLAVLAAYFATALEMLFPTPDDLAAFAAFGQNPAAALLMGRSFDDTVSIERFFAGAYGLYLIIGACIGNILFVARHTRVEEQTGRAELVRAGVVGRYTPLTVALAIALILDLVTAALMGGTIAALGFDPAGSFVLAASVGAAGLAFAGITAACVQLSAFSATASGAAGAVLGASFLVRGLGDMSAGQGGDLAWLSWLSPIGWSQFVAPYRSDDLRPLLVSVACFACFAAIGYALTTRRDLGAGIVAARIGRARAAAWLSSPLALAFRLQRGAIVGWSAAFFATGLAYGGFTDAMLQGFADLSPDVLALFGGDDDLLLGFLGMMGLLFAMLSTIFVILSAQSLRAEESRGRTEGVLATAVGRPAWLLAWSAVTALGVVVLQTFAGLGDAIGAAVSVGDGELFGPVLLGHLVHVPAVWFVLALAVGLYAFAPRLIGLAWAVFAYAFLVGFFGPIMDAPAWAEDLSPFGHIGEYPADDVNTVAMVILTLAAAGLIAVAAAGFRRRDLSAD; translated from the coding sequence ATGACGGCGGCAACGTCGGCCCGGACGTCGGCTCCGCAACCAGGCGCCGCCCCGCGGGGGGCGAGGTCCGCCCACCGTGGGAGCGCCGGCGAGCTCGCGGGATTCTGGCCCCTCCTGCGCTTCGCTCTGCGTCGCGACCGCATCCGGCTTCCCGCGTGGATCATCGGCCTCGCCGTGCTGGCGGCGTACTTCGCCACGGCGCTCGAGATGCTGTTCCCGACGCCGGACGACCTCGCGGCGTTCGCCGCGTTCGGGCAGAACCCGGCGGCGGCCCTCCTCATGGGGCGCAGCTTCGACGACACCGTCTCGATCGAGCGCTTCTTCGCCGGCGCTTACGGCCTGTATCTCATCATTGGCGCGTGCATCGGCAACATCCTGTTCGTCGCGCGGCACACCCGCGTCGAGGAACAAACGGGCCGGGCCGAGCTCGTGCGCGCCGGTGTCGTCGGCCGCTACACCCCCCTCACGGTCGCCCTGGCGATCGCGCTGATCCTCGACCTTGTCACGGCCGCACTCATGGGGGGCACGATCGCGGCACTCGGGTTCGATCCGGCCGGCAGCTTCGTGCTCGCCGCCAGCGTCGGCGCGGCAGGCCTCGCCTTCGCGGGCATCACGGCCGCGTGCGTGCAGCTTTCGGCCTTCTCGGCAACGGCGTCGGGCGCCGCGGGGGCCGTGCTCGGCGCGTCCTTCCTCGTGCGGGGCCTCGGCGACATGTCGGCGGGACAGGGCGGTGATCTCGCATGGCTGTCATGGCTCTCGCCGATCGGCTGGTCGCAGTTTGTCGCACCGTACCGGTCAGACGACCTCCGCCCGCTCCTCGTATCGGTCGCGTGTTTCGCCTGCTTCGCCGCAATCGGCTACGCGCTGACGACCCGACGCGACCTCGGCGCCGGCATCGTCGCGGCACGGATAGGCCGCGCGCGCGCCGCGGCCTGGCTCTCCAGCCCGCTCGCACTGGCGTTCCGGCTGCAGCGAGGGGCGATCGTCGGCTGGTCGGCCGCGTTCTTCGCGACGGGTCTCGCATATGGCGGGTTCACCGACGCGATGCTGCAGGGTTTCGCCGACCTCTCGCCGGACGTGCTCGCGCTGTTCGGCGGCGACGACGACCTGCTGCTCGGCTTTCTCGGCATGATGGGCCTGCTGTTCGCGATGCTGTCCACGATCTTCGTGATCCTCTCGGCGCAGTCGTTGCGCGCGGAGGAGTCGCGCGGACGCACTGAGGGGGTGCTCGCCACGGCCGTCGGGCGGCCCGCCTGGCTTCTCGCATGGAGCGCCGTCACGGCGCTCGGTGTCGTCGTGCTGCAGACCTTCGCGGGACTCGGCGATGCGATCGGGGCAGCCGTCAGCGTCGGCGACGGCGAGCTCTTCGGACCGGTGCTGCTCGGCCACCTCGTCCACGTGCCCGCCGTGTGGTTCGTGCTCGCCCTCGCCGTCGGCCTCTACGCGTTCGCCCCCCGGCTGATCGGGCTGGCCTGGGCAGTGTTCGCCTACGCGTTCCTCGTGGGATTCTTCGGGCCGATCATGGATGCTCCCGCGTGGGCGGAAGACCTGTCGCCGTTCGGGCACATCGGGGAGTATCCGGCCGACGACGTCAACACGGTTGCGATGGTGATCCTGACGTTGGCAGCTGCCGGACTGATCGCGGTCGCGGCGGCCGGGTTCCGGCGGCGAGACCTCAGCGCCGACTAG